The following proteins are co-located in the Hevea brasiliensis isolate MT/VB/25A 57/8 chromosome 11, ASM3005281v1, whole genome shotgun sequence genome:
- the LOC110672724 gene encoding uncharacterized protein LOC110672724 has translation MATSSQSRRSSGPVLRSLSPCGRFPTHHTNSYLSSSASSSAFASSTSSSFSSPPTAFFNASHHRSASPTRVNLYTTSCPNSHSFRFSIGRSSSPNRSITVTKQNNPISLPKKTCMCSPTTHPGSFRCSLHKNTGVHNNGSGSVPYTPNRLNMRRSAMTNSLVRIGSVEGEWVKRALTALIRPSSHQQRRRADFQPRPSRLSVMSKADDI, from the coding sequence ATGGCTACGAGCTCGCAGTCAAGAAGATCTAGCGGACCAGTCCTACGTTCTCTTTCACCTTGTGGAAGATTTCCAACCCATCATACGAATTCTTATTTATCATCTTCCGCATCATCCTCTGCCTTTGCTTCTTCAACCAGTTCCAGTTTCTCTTCCCCACCAACTGCCTTTTTTAATGCTAGCCACCATAGATCAGCTTCCCCTACTCGCGTTAATCTCTACACGACGTCATGTCCCAATTCTCATTCCTTTCGATTTTCTATTGGCAGATCTAGTTCTCCTAATCGGTCTATAACGGTTACCAAACAGAATAACCCGATCTCTCTCCCGAAGAAGACTTGCATGTGTTCTCCAACTACGCATCCGGGATCATTTCGGTGTAGTCTGCACAAGAATACTGGTGTTCATAATAATGGAAGTGGTTCTGTACCGTATACGCCCAACCGGCTGAACATGAGGCGATCGGCGATGACGAATTCACTTGTGAGAATCGGTAGCGTCGAAGGTGAGTGGGTGAAGAGAGCATTGACGGCGTTGATTCGGCCGTCTTCGCATCAGCAAAGGCGTCGTGCTGATTTCCAGCCCAGGCCAAGTCGGCTCTCGGTTATGTCGAAAGCCGATGATATCTGA